The sequence CGAGGCGGTGGTTTGGCAGCAGCTGGTGGTGGGCTTCGAGCAGTGGGGGCAGGCCCTGGCGGCGGCCCAGGCCCTTGCCAGCGCAGCCTTTGAGCTCAATGCCATCACCGTGCTGGAGGGGGCGCTGGCTAGCCAGCTCCCCTGGCCGGCGGGCTGTCCGGCGCCCGAACCTGGTGAGCAGCGCCTGTTGTTGCTGGCCGCCCCCGCCTCGCTGGAGGTGTTGCCGAGCTGGCTGGCGGCCAGGGGCGGAGCGCTGCGCTGGCAGGCCCCCCAGGGCCAGAGCCGGGGGCTGCCGCTGCGGGAGCTCAGCTGGAACCACACCACCCTGCATTGGCGCGCTAGGCATCCGGATTGGACCTACCTGCAGATGCTGCTTCCTCAGCCGGAGGCCCCCTGCCTGGAGCGCTTGCGGGAGCAATGGGGCGACGACCTGCTTTGGCACCTGGAGGCCGTGAGGCAGCAGGGTGCGGCTCGGCTGGCGGCCCTGCCGCTGCTGCGCTGGCGCGGCGAGGAGGCCCTGCAGCAGCTGCTAGACGATTGCCGCCGCTGCGGTGCCGTGTTGTTTAACCCCCACGTGATCAGCGTCGAAGATGGTGGCTTGGGTGTGATCGATGCCGACCAGGTGGCAGCAAAGGCCGCCTACGACCCGGCCGGCCTGCTCAACCCCGGCAAATTGCGCGGCTGGCTCAGCAGCCCAGGCTGAGGCGGGTGTCGGCGCCGGTGATCGGGTTGGTGCCTTCGGCATCGCGGCAGAGGGAGCGCTGGTCTACCCGGTCGATCAGGGCGTCGCTGAAGTCGGCATCGGTGACGTTGGCGCCGCGGAAGCTGCTGCCTGAAGCGATTGCCCCGGTGAGAATGGCCCCGCTGAGATCGGCTCCAGAGAGGTCCACCTTGTCCATCAGGGTGCCGCTGAGATCGGCGCCGGCGAAATTGGCATTGGGGAAGGCCGCCTGGGTGAGAATCGCCCCGTGCAGATCGGCGCCGCTGAAGTTGGCGTGCCGTCCCGTGGCCCCAGCGAAGGAGGTATTGGCTAGATCCTGGCCGCTGAAATCCTGCTCGTTTTGGTTGGTGAGCGTGTAGTCCACTCCGGAGAAGTCGGCCGCCGCCGGCAGTGGAGAAAGCAGTGGAGACAGCAGCAGCACCAGGGCTAGGGAAAGGGCTACTGATTCCGCCACTGATTTGGCAACTGATTTGGCAACTGATTTCGCTATTGATTTGGCTCCTGACTGGGCCGCTGAGAGGAGCTCGACGAGGGGAGCCATGGGGATGGGCCGCGGGACCTCACTCTGGCCTGGATGGTGTGCGGTGGCAGCAGGGGGGGAGTAGGTGCGCGTTTTAAGACTTGACTTAGCCTTAGCTAAGCCAATAAGCAAAAACCTGCTTGAGCCTGATTGAGGGGGGTGGTTCGAGCCGTGCTGGTGGCGATGAGCAGCAGGCGAATTAACCAAACTCAGAAGTCTTTGGGCTTGCAACTGGGGCTTGCTCTGATGTGGCTAGCTGGCCGAGTAGGTAGAGAGAGCCAGCGACTACCACGCGCTGCAAACCACTTCCCGCTTGGGCCAGCCCGGCCTCGAGGCTGGGGGCGCTGTGCAGCTGGCTAGCGAGTCTGGGACAGGCGGAAGTAAGGGCTTCAAGGCTCCAGCAGGCGTGCCCTGGCACCGGAACGATCCAGGCCCGGTCGTCCGGGGCCAGCAGGGCCGCGGCTATCTCAGGCCCCTGCTTATTGGCCAACATGCCGAGCAGCCAGTAGCGCGGGCCGGGGGCCAGGCCGTGGCGCGCGGGATGGGCGTCGAGTTCGGCGCGTAGGGCGAGGGCGGCCGGCAGGTTGTGGGCGCCATCGAGCAGTAGGGGTAGGCCGTGCCAGTTCAGTTGTTGCAATCGGCCTGGCCAGCGGGCTGCTGCGAAACCGCGGCGTATGGCTGGGTCGTTGACCGGCCAGCCCCGCTCCCCTAAGGCCCGCAGCAGGCCCAGGGCGACGGCGCCATTGGCGGCCTGCACTGCTCCTGAAAGCCCCAGGGTCCACTGGTTGAGGTCCAGGGGCTGCACCCAGCGCAGCTCGGCTCCCATCGCGGCAGCCCGCTCCACCAGCACCGCCTCCACCTCCGGGCTCTGGGGAGCGCTAATTGCCACGGCTCCCGGCTGGAGCACGCCGGCTTTTTCGGCGGCAATCGTGGCTGGATCCGGCCCGAGGAACTCAGCGTGGTCGAGCCCCACCGAGGCAAAGCCGATCACGGGCCGGTGGGGATGGCAGGTGGTGGCGTCGAGCCGGCCCCCCAGTCCCACCTCCAGCACCACCAGCTCACAGTTCGCCTCCGCGAAGGCCAGAAAGGCGGCGGCGGTGACCAGCTCAAAAGGGGTTAGCTGGTGGCGTTGGGCGACCGGCGTGGCGGTTTCAAGGTGGCGGCGCAGGCATGGCGCGGCGATTGGGTCATGGCCCAGCCGGATCCGCTCGGTCCAGCTCGCCAGGTGCGGCGAGGTGTAGAGGCCGGCGCGGATGCCGCTGGCCAGCAGGGCCTGGTGCACCAGGGTGCAGATCGAGCCCTTGCCGTTGGTGCCCGCCACTTGCACGGCGGCAAAGCGGCGCTCGGGGTTGCCAAACTCAGCCAAGGCGGCCTGGAGGCGATCGAGTCCCAGGTCGACGCCGCGGCGGCTGAAGGGCTCGATCAGGTCGGCGAAGTTGTCGGGTTTAGCGACCAAGGCTGTTTCAGCGCCCAAGGCTGACTAGGGCGCGCTCGAGGCGGTCGACGGCTAGGCGCAGGTGGCGGGGCTGGATTACCAGCGGGGGCACGAAGCGCACCACCCGTGGGCCGGCGGGCACCAGCAGCAGCCCCTGCTCCATGGCCGCCTTGACGATGTCCGGAGCGCTTGGGGCCTCTTCGCGCAGCACCAGGCCTTGCAGTAGCCCCCAGCCCCGCACCCCCTCCAGCAGGGTGGGGTGGCGGCTCACCAGCTGGGCCAGTAGCTCTTGCAGCAGTCCGCCCATCACCTGCACGTGGCTGAGCAGGTCGCGACGCTCCAGCTCGGCCAGCACGGTGAGGCCGGCGCGGCAGGCGAAGGGGTTCCCGCCGAAGGTGCTGGCGTGTTCACCGGGGCGGAAGTGATCAACTGAGGCTTTCACCGCCAGGGCACCGATCGGGATGCCGCCGCCGAGGCCCTTGGCCAGGGTGATCGCATCGGGCTCCACCCCCAGCTGTTCGTAGCCCCAGAGCTGGCCGCTGCGGCCGACGCCGATCTGCACTTCATCGAAGATCAGCAGGATGTTGTGGGCGTCGCAGAGCTCGCGCACCCGCTGAAAAAAGGCCCTGTTGCCTGGATGCACGCCGCCTTCGCCTTGAATTGGTTCGAGCAGCACGGCGGCCACCCGCGGACCCTGAACTTCGCAGGTGGCGAGCAGGGCTTCAAAGGCGGCCGTGTCGTTGTAAGGGAAGTAGCGGAAGCCCTGCACCATCGGCTCAAAGCCCTGGTGGTACTTGGGCTGACCCGTGGCCGTAACCGCAGCCAGGGTGCGGCCGTGGAAGCTGGCCTGGGCGGTGAGAATTAGGGGCGCCTTGCCGTCGCCAGTGGCGATGCCCCTCACCGTGTGACCGTGCTTACGGGCCAGCTTGATGGCGGCCTCATTGGCCTCAGCGCCGGAGTTGCAGAAGAAAACCCGATCCAGGCAGCTGCTGGCGGTGATTGCAGCGGCGAGTTCCTCCTGCTCGGGGATTCGATACAGATTGGATACGTGCTGCAGCTTGCCCAGCTGGCGGCTTAGGGCCCGCTTCAGCCGCCCGTCGCTGTGACCGAGGGTGCAGACGGCAATGCCGGCTACGCAGTCGAGATAGCGCTTGCCATTGCTATCCCAAACCCAGACTCCCCGGCCCCGGGTGAGGCTGATCGGGAAGCGGGCATAGGTGTCCATCACGGCTGAGGCAGATATGCCTGAGGGGGTGATGGGCGAGATGGGAGCGGTGGGACTCGAACCCACAAACCCGAAGGCGCTCGATTTTGAGTCGAGTCCGTCTACCAATTCCGGCACGCTCCCGCAGTTGAGAGCTTAAGCCGCCGAGCTGACACGCTCAATGCTGGCACCGGCCGCATTGAGCTTGCCCTCAAGATTTGCGTAGCCACGGTCTAGGTATTCCAGGCCGCGCACGCTGGTGATGCCGTCGGCGGCTAGGCCGGCCAGCACCATGGCGGCGGAGGCGCGCAGGTCGCTGCCTTGCACTGGAGCACCGCTGAGGCGGGCCACCCCTTCCACAAAGGCGGTGTTGCCCTGCATGCGGATGGCCGCACCCATGCGTTGCAGTTCGCCCACGTGCTGCAAGCGATTTTCAAAGATGTTTTCGGTGATGACGCTGGTACCCCGGGCCGTGGCCAGCAGGCTCATGAAAGGGGCTTGCAGGTCGGTGGGGAAGCCAGGGAATGGCTGGGTGCGCAGGTCGACTGCGTTGATCTGGTCGGCCTTGATGGTGAGCCCGACGCCGTCGTGCTCCAAGGTGCAACCCGCCTCCTCAAGCTTGGTGAGCACGGCGCCAAGGTGATCTGGGATCACTGGGGTTACCCGCAAATGGGAGCGGGTGATGGCGGCTGCCAGTAGAAACGTGCCCGCTTCGATGCGATCTGGGATTACGGCGTAGTCGGCGCCATGTAGGCGATCCACACCCACGATTGTGATCGTGGAAGTGCCGGCGCCGCGCACCTTGGCACCCATGGCGATCAGCAGGCCAGCCAGATCAACAACCTCTGGCTCTAGTGCGGCGTTGTCAATAACCGTCTCGCCATCGGCGAGCGCCGCCGCCATCATCAATGTCTCGGTGGCGCCAACGCTGGGGCAGTCCATATGGATGCGGCCGCCCGTGAGGCGATGGCCGCTGCCCGGTACCACCGCGGTAACGACCCCATGCTCAATGGTGACTTGGGCACCGAGGGCCTTTAGACCTTTGACATGCTCAACAACGGGCCGGGTGCCGATCTGGCAGCCGCCTGGCAGGGGCACCTTGGCCATGCCAGTGCGGGCCAGCAGGGGGCCGATGCAGAAGAAGCTGGCCCTCAGGCTGTTAACCAGCTCATAGGGGGCTGTAGAGCTATTGATTGAGTCGCCCTTTAATTCCAGCGCGTCACCATCACGGTGCACTTGGCCGCCAAGGCTGCTGAGCATTTCGCTCATGGCGGCGATGTCGGTGAGCGGAGGGACGTTTCTAAGTCGGATCGTTTCCCTAGTTAACAGACAGGCAGCCATCAGCACCAATGCTGAATTCTTGGCACCACTCACCTGCAGCTCACCGGAGAGGCGCCGGCCGCCTCGGATTTCCAGCTGAGGATTTTGAAGAGAACGGGTCTTGTTAGGTGGCTGGACAGCGATCAGACCCATGGAACGACTGCCCGGCTCACGTCGCAGCATATTGACAACAAATGGTGAGACCGTCTAGACGGCCGCCGCCGGAACTGGCTCCGACCGCTGGTGCGGGTTGCCGATGGCGTATGTTTTCATCGTTGCAACGAGCCCAGCTCTAGCGACAGCCACGCGGATGTGGCGGAATTGGTAGACGCGCTAGTTTCAGGTACTAGTGGCAGCAATGTCGTGGGAGTTCAAGTCTCCCCATCCGCACTCTTCTCATGATAGTTCTCAAGATCTCAAACGCTTCCGAGGTGATGGCCTCGAAGTTAGGCAAATTCCTTGAGAGCCTTACTCCCGACAGCCTTGATCAATCCACGATCGAGGACATTGTCCTCAAGAAATTGGTCGAAAACCTGCATGCCGAAGGCTTGAAGGGTGAGGTTGCCTCAGTACGTGGGCTCGATTTAGACGGCAAGGAGCTCGTAGTGCACGACGGTTTGAGTGTGCGCCGTCACCAGGCTTTCTGAAGTGATCCATCGCGATGGCTTGAGTGCTGCTGAGCCGCTCACTAGCCGCCGCAACCCCCTGGTAAAGCAGCTGCGTCTGCTGCACGAGTCTCGCGGTCGCCGCGAGCAGGGTTTGCTGCTTCTGGAAGGCACCCACCTCCTGCAGGAGGCGGTCCGTTTAGGGCTTCAGCCCAGGGACTTGCTGGCTACCGCCGCTTGGCTGGCTGACCATGGCGAGCTGGTGGCAGCCCTGCCTCCAGGCTGCAGTTGGCGACTGGTGAGTGCTGAGGTGCTGGAGGCCATAGCCACTACCCAGCATCCCGACGGAGTGGTCGCCAGCCTGCTGCCTCCGACGGCAGCCGCTCCAGGCGTGGCCAGCTTTGTGCTGGCCCTTGATGGGATCCAGGATCCCGGCAACCTCGGCACCTTGATGCGCACTGCCTTGGCAGCGGGGGTTGGGGCCCTGTGGTTGGCCGATGGGGCTGACCCCTTTCAACCCAAGGTGTTGCGCGCCTCGGCGGGGGCTGCCTTGGCCCTGCCCCTGGTGCGAGAGAGCAGGCAGGAACTGGCGGAGCGGTTGCAGGCCGCAACGGCCGCCGGCCTGCAGCTGGTGGTTGCGGTGCGCCCCGAGACCGGATCGGTGGCTGCTACTTCGGCACCTATTCCCTATTGGAAGCTCGATTGGACCCGGCCCACGGTGTTGCTGCTTGGCAACGAGGGGGCCGGGGTGTCAGCGGAGCTCCAGGCCCTGGCCAGCCAGCGCGTCACCATTCCCCACAGCCCAGTGGTGGAATCCCTCAATGTGGCCGTGGCGGCAGCTCCGCTACTGCTCGAGCGTCTGCGCCAGCAGGCAGGAGCTTGACGGGGGAGAATGCCCGTCAACAACCGCAGTGCTGCCCGGTGAGCGACGCCCCCCTCGACGGATCGCGTTTTGACGGATTCCGTTTTGATGGTTCGAGCTTCGATTACGACGTGATCGTGATCGGTGCCGGCTATGGCGGCTTCGATGCGGCGAAGCACGCTGCCGACCATGGCCTGCGGGTCGCCATTGTTGAGTCGCGCGACATGGGCGGCACCTGTGTGAACAGGGGCTGTGTGCCTTCCAAGGCCCTGCTGGCGGCCAGTGGCCGGGTGCGGGAGCTGGCCGACGCCGAGCATCTGGCGGGCTTCGGCATCCACGCCGCCCCAGTGCGCTTTGAGCGCCAAAAGATCGCCGACCATGCAAACCAGCTGGTGGCAACTATCCGCAGCAATCTCACCAAAACCCTGGAGCGCGCCGGTGCCACGATCCTGCGGGGGCAGGGCCGCCTGGCCGGCCTTCAGCAGGTCACGGTGCGCGAGAGCGGCAGTGGCATCGAGCGCACCATCAGCGCCCGCGATGTGATTCTGGCTACCGGTTCCGAGCCTTTCGTGCCCCGCGGCATCGAGACCGATGGGCGCACCGTCTTCACCAGCGATGAGGCGGTGAACCTCGAGTGGCTGCCCCGCTGGCTGGCGATCATCGGCAGCGGCTACATCGGCCTGGAATTTGCCGATGTGTACACGGCCCTAGGCTGCGAGGTCACGATGATCGAGGCCCTGGATCGGGTGATGCCCACCTTCGATCCCGACATCGCCAAGCTCGCCGCCCGCAAGCTGATCGACGGTCGCGACATCGATGCCCGCGCCGGCCTGCTGGCCCGCAAGGTGACCCCCGGCTGCCCGGTGAAGATCGAGCTGGCAGACATGGCCACCAAGGAGCTGGTGGAAACCCTGGAGGTGGATGCGGTGCTGGTGGCAACTGGGCGGGTGCCCTCTAGCGCCGAGCTCAACCTGGCTGCCGTTGGTGTGGAAACCGAGCGGGGCTTCGTGCCAGTCGACGAGCGGATGCGGGTGTTGGTGGGCGGTGAGCCGGTGCCGCACCTTTGGGCCGTAGGCGATGTGACCGGCAAGATGATGCTGGCCCACACCGCCGCCGCCCAAGGCACCGTGGCGGTAGACAACATTCTTGGCCACAGCCGCCAGATCGACTACCGCTCAATCCCAGCGGCCACCTTCACCCACCCGGAGATCAGCTCGGTGGGCCTGAGCGAGGCAGACGCCAAAGTCCTGGCTGAGCAAGAGGGATTCGAGCTGGGCCTGGTGCGCAGCTACTTCAAGGCCAATTCCAAGGCCCTGGCTGAACTCGAGGGCGAAGGCCTGATGAAATTGCTATTCAACAAAGCCAGTGGTGAGGTGCTGGGCGCCCACATCTTTGGCTTGCATGCGGCGGACCTAATCCAGGAGATCGCTAACGCCGTGGCTCGCCGCCAGAGCGTGGTGCAACTGGCCACGGAGGTGCACACCCATCCGACCTTGAGCGAGGTGGTGGAAGTGGCCTACAAGCAAGCAGCCATGGCGGTGGCAGGCTGAGCACCATGGAGATCCGTCGCCGGCCGCCCAACCCCAAGGTGAAGGTGGCCTTTCTTGAATACGCCATCCGTCACGAGGACAGCGAGCCACGTCACATTCTTGAGCAGATCCTCTGGGAGAAGGATCGGGAGATAACGGCCGCCCGGGAGAGGGTGCCCTTGGAGAAGCTCAAACAGCAGGTGGCTGAGCTGCCGGCGACCAGGGATTTTTTGGCGGCTCTGCGGGCCTCCTGCCGCAAGCCGGCGGTGATCGCCGAGGTGAAAAAGGCCAGCCCCAGCAAGGGCGTGATTCGCGAGGACTTCGATCCCGAAGCGATTGCCAAGGGCTACGCCGCCGGTGGCGCTAGCTGCCTCTCGGTGCTCACCGATAA is a genomic window of Cyanobium sp. Tous-M-B4 containing:
- the murA gene encoding UDP-N-acetylglucosamine 1-carboxyvinyltransferase translates to MGLIAVQPPNKTRSLQNPQLEIRGGRRLSGELQVSGAKNSALVLMAACLLTRETIRLRNVPPLTDIAAMSEMLSSLGGQVHRDGDALELKGDSINSSTAPYELVNSLRASFFCIGPLLARTGMAKVPLPGGCQIGTRPVVEHVKGLKALGAQVTIEHGVVTAVVPGSGHRLTGGRIHMDCPSVGATETLMMAAALADGETVIDNAALEPEVVDLAGLLIAMGAKVRGAGTSTITIVGVDRLHGADYAVIPDRIEAGTFLLAAAITRSHLRVTPVIPDHLGAVLTKLEEAGCTLEHDGVGLTIKADQINAVDLRTQPFPGFPTDLQAPFMSLLATARGTSVITENIFENRLQHVGELQRMGAAIRMQGNTAFVEGVARLSGAPVQGSDLRASAAMVLAGLAADGITSVRGLEYLDRGYANLEGKLNAAGASIERVSSAA
- a CDS encoding FAD-binding oxidoreductase, with the protein product MAERCPEAQIAALAAELRRLDSALPLLGAESPLELERLSRDYYDYSPVLVTLLQGCRAQLVARATTVEQVLLVAGACARQGVPLTVRGAGTGNYGQCVPLQGGLVLDLSGLNQLRQLDEATGVLEVEAGALMGAIEQQLAPRGRALRLVPSTVRSASIGGFIAGGSGGIGSLRWGFLRDPGNLLGLEVVTLEPEPRLLQLDAAASAPLNHAYGTNGIITALRLPTSEAVVWQQLVVGFEQWGQALAAAQALASAAFELNAITVLEGALASQLPWPAGCPAPEPGEQRLLLLAAPASLEVLPSWLAARGGALRWQAPQGQSRGLPLRELSWNHTTLHWRARHPDWTYLQMLLPQPEAPCLERLREQWGDDLLWHLEAVRQQGAARLAALPLLRWRGEEALQQLLDDCRRCGAVLFNPHVISVEDGGLGVIDADQVAAKAAYDPAGLLNPGKLRGWLSSPG
- a CDS encoding RNA methyltransferase; translated protein: MSAAEPLTSRRNPLVKQLRLLHESRGRREQGLLLLEGTHLLQEAVRLGLQPRDLLATAAWLADHGELVAALPPGCSWRLVSAEVLEAIATTQHPDGVVASLLPPTAAAPGVASFVLALDGIQDPGNLGTLMRTALAAGVGALWLADGADPFQPKVLRASAGAALALPLVRESRQELAERLQAATAAGLQLVVAVRPETGSVAATSAPIPYWKLDWTRPTVLLLGNEGAGVSAELQALASQRVTIPHSPVVESLNVAVAAAPLLLERLRQQAGA
- a CDS encoding aspartate aminotransferase family protein; amino-acid sequence: MDTYARFPISLTRGRGVWVWDSNGKRYLDCVAGIAVCTLGHSDGRLKRALSRQLGKLQHVSNLYRIPEQEELAAAITASSCLDRVFFCNSGAEANEAAIKLARKHGHTVRGIATGDGKAPLILTAQASFHGRTLAAVTATGQPKYHQGFEPMVQGFRYFPYNDTAAFEALLATCEVQGPRVAAVLLEPIQGEGGVHPGNRAFFQRVRELCDAHNILLIFDEVQIGVGRSGQLWGYEQLGVEPDAITLAKGLGGGIPIGALAVKASVDHFRPGEHASTFGGNPFACRAGLTVLAELERRDLLSHVQVMGGLLQELLAQLVSRHPTLLEGVRGWGLLQGLVLREEAPSAPDIVKAAMEQGLLLVPAGPRVVRFVPPLVIQPRHLRLAVDRLERALVSLGR
- a CDS encoding dihydrolipoyl dehydrogenase translates to MSDAPLDGSRFDGFRFDGSSFDYDVIVIGAGYGGFDAAKHAADHGLRVAIVESRDMGGTCVNRGCVPSKALLAASGRVRELADAEHLAGFGIHAAPVRFERQKIADHANQLVATIRSNLTKTLERAGATILRGQGRLAGLQQVTVRESGSGIERTISARDVILATGSEPFVPRGIETDGRTVFTSDEAVNLEWLPRWLAIIGSGYIGLEFADVYTALGCEVTMIEALDRVMPTFDPDIAKLAARKLIDGRDIDARAGLLARKVTPGCPVKIELADMATKELVETLEVDAVLVATGRVPSSAELNLAAVGVETERGFVPVDERMRVLVGGEPVPHLWAVGDVTGKMMLAHTAAAQGTVAVDNILGHSRQIDYRSIPAATFTHPEISSVGLSEADAKVLAEQEGFELGLVRSYFKANSKALAELEGEGLMKLLFNKASGEVLGAHIFGLHAADLIQEIANAVARRQSVVQLATEVHTHPTLSEVVEVAYKQAAMAVAG
- a CDS encoding pentapeptide repeat-containing protein, which gives rise to MAESVALSLALVLLLSPLLSPLPAAADFSGVDYTLTNQNEQDFSGQDLANTSFAGATGRHANFSGADLHGAILTQAAFPNANFAGADLSGTLMDKVDLSGADLSGAILTGAIASGSSFRGANVTDADFSDALIDRVDQRSLCRDAEGTNPITGADTRLSLGC
- a CDS encoding folylpolyglutamate synthase/dihydrofolate synthase family protein, which codes for MVAKPDNFADLIEPFSRRGVDLGLDRLQAALAEFGNPERRFAAVQVAGTNGKGSICTLVHQALLASGIRAGLYTSPHLASWTERIRLGHDPIAAPCLRRHLETATPVAQRHQLTPFELVTAAAFLAFAEANCELVVLEVGLGGRLDATTCHPHRPVIGFASVGLDHAEFLGPDPATIAAEKAGVLQPGAVAISAPQSPEVEAVLVERAAAMGAELRWVQPLDLNQWTLGLSGAVQAANGAVALGLLRALGERGWPVNDPAIRRGFAAARWPGRLQQLNWHGLPLLLDGAHNLPAALALRAELDAHPARHGLAPGPRYWLLGMLANKQGPEIAAALLAPDDRAWIVPVPGHACWSLEALTSACPRLASQLHSAPSLEAGLAQAGSGLQRVVVAGSLYLLGQLATSEQAPVASPKTSEFG